A region of Fibrobacter succinogenes subsp. succinogenes S85 DNA encodes the following proteins:
- a CDS encoding UvrD-helicase domain-containing protein encodes MENFSLNKFDPSQSLFIEASAGTGKTYTIQLMVSKLIKLGTPLKKILIVTYTEKAAGELKDRIRKKIDEVLINRKIDKSDDSEEPLSDAKIALFTKAYQDVDNAAIFTIHSFCQKALKEFAYDAGRPFNMSMIDDKEVNDLIEKFIRDNWSEDEEFKALLVNAEKTSSLINKLKDLFTKAINVYKGKNDNGEEIIKLESPSIEWGEDCISKEEAEALLEKDIVDFESLKKFKKFYSNVQILEKDENKDKIYYSEEISSGEKAISDLLNTIHTWDSSTKNPFTPTKIGKNITDVPNDEFGNALKYVHERISKLSKIKEALQEELDSYPLKKFLFDHIPELFDEWQKYKTDMKAQSFNDMILSVHQAVLDKSKGESPLKTRLRAQYTYAIIDEFQDTNQLQWDIFSAVFDKIFVVGDPKQSIYSFQGADVNVYQKAIQKINNGMSLKTNFRSTKGIIDGCNDLFNDSFFKPYEGSPKLVDFESSLSPDKEGQVKALPQINGKEVAPIWISQQNIDEIDFAQATVQKIVEWCSFVGDKTVLQVFDKKDCTKLRNVSFKDFAVLARTRSEMDEIEDAMRAAGVPFSRYKDSNLFSSRECTEWIALFKAIDAPDFSAWNRRLLSEALITDFFRISYQEIEYVESEAFDDPENPVRKKINSWHELVQKRRYAEMLERIYSDTQIEERLTEISKLQNLAKLRQIGNYAVEYLYNHNCSIEDLVRHLEALASYNAGTDDEDGNLIEKSTDYDAVQIMTIHASKGLEFPIVISVAGFKQKIKTDSGPFLYHDKDEIRLGFGSIAKKRRAQEELEEWKRLFYVDFTRASSILILPRYEKWYGKDNVKEEFKFLESSINELIKADEKRDSDKKLTTVLPKLEKWEPKKLSDDVKTKILKPLNEKSGAGAVLTSEEIAQNIAQQKINMASLQKKLAGASIMQHSYSTLSGKADSQIESDDGNRPDRDDEEKTAAKTSTVKIRDIDTEAKNCTTAFNPKLNYQTNLNETAKKFPRGSHAGNALHRIFENTKFKQFGEENSTFEQALANPKTINLIEEEFKRESLPIWNHREAWLDIATHYTWNTLNARLPEIAGSTTTSETFALTDIPENDHMPEVQFNQDASEETDENQAISETSASDILRRFCKGFIDLLFVRTVNSQKYYSILDWKSDMLENNVYTPEALKEKVDNDYSIQRVLYSYCLIQWLKQFYGKGTTENLSEAEIFEKHFGGIYYAFIRGTEGGTPKGIYAQTWNSFGELEKAYQKVKDLMSKPSIVKEEK; translated from the coding sequence ATGGAAAATTTCAGTCTTAACAAATTCGACCCATCCCAAAGCCTCTTCATCGAAGCCTCGGCTGGCACGGGCAAGACATATACCATCCAGTTGATGGTTTCCAAGCTCATAAAGCTTGGCACACCGCTCAAAAAAATCCTGATTGTCACGTACACCGAAAAAGCGGCCGGAGAACTCAAAGACCGTATTCGTAAAAAAATAGACGAAGTCCTCATAAACCGAAAAATTGACAAAAGCGATGATTCCGAGGAGCCGCTCAGCGACGCAAAAATCGCGCTGTTCACGAAAGCCTACCAGGATGTCGACAATGCCGCCATTTTCACCATCCATTCCTTCTGCCAAAAGGCGCTCAAGGAATTCGCCTACGATGCAGGCCGTCCATTTAACATGTCCATGATAGACGACAAGGAAGTTAATGACCTCATTGAAAAGTTCATTCGTGACAACTGGAGTGAAGACGAGGAATTCAAAGCATTGTTGGTCAATGCAGAAAAGACATCTTCTTTAATAAATAAGTTAAAGGACTTATTCACCAAAGCCATCAACGTCTACAAAGGCAAGAATGACAATGGAGAAGAAATCATCAAGCTTGAATCCCCAAGCATAGAATGGGGCGAGGACTGCATCAGCAAAGAAGAGGCAGAAGCACTTTTAGAAAAAGATATTGTTGATTTTGAAAGTCTGAAAAAATTTAAAAAGTTCTATAGCAACGTCCAAATTCTTGAAAAGGACGAGAACAAGGACAAGATATACTATTCCGAAGAAATCTCAAGTGGTGAAAAAGCGATTTCCGATTTGCTCAACACCATTCATACTTGGGATTCATCCACCAAAAACCCATTCACTCCAACAAAAATAGGGAAAAACATTACCGATGTTCCCAATGATGAATTTGGAAACGCTTTAAAGTACGTCCACGAAAGAATTTCAAAACTGAGCAAGATCAAAGAAGCGCTCCAGGAAGAGCTCGACTCCTACCCGCTGAAGAAATTCCTTTTTGACCACATACCCGAACTATTTGACGAATGGCAAAAATACAAGACCGATATGAAAGCACAGTCGTTCAACGACATGATTCTCTCGGTCCATCAAGCCGTACTTGATAAAAGCAAGGGGGAATCCCCACTCAAGACAAGACTTCGCGCGCAATACACCTACGCCATTATTGATGAATTCCAAGACACGAACCAGCTGCAATGGGATATTTTCAGCGCCGTCTTTGACAAGATTTTTGTCGTGGGCGACCCGAAACAGTCCATTTACAGTTTCCAGGGCGCCGATGTGAACGTCTACCAGAAGGCGATTCAAAAAATCAACAACGGCATGTCTTTAAAGACAAACTTCAGATCGACAAAAGGCATCATTGATGGATGCAATGATCTTTTCAACGACAGCTTTTTCAAGCCCTACGAAGGTTCACCCAAGCTCGTTGATTTTGAAAGTTCACTCTCACCAGATAAAGAAGGCCAGGTCAAGGCGTTGCCACAAATCAACGGCAAAGAAGTCGCCCCAATTTGGATTAGCCAACAAAATATCGATGAAATTGATTTCGCCCAGGCCACCGTCCAAAAAATTGTAGAATGGTGTTCCTTTGTTGGCGACAAGACCGTTTTGCAGGTCTTTGACAAAAAAGACTGCACCAAGCTCAGGAACGTTTCCTTCAAGGATTTTGCAGTACTCGCAAGAACTCGAAGCGAAATGGATGAAATCGAGGACGCCATGCGCGCAGCCGGCGTTCCATTCAGCCGCTACAAGGACAGCAATCTTTTCAGCAGCCGAGAATGCACCGAATGGATTGCGCTATTCAAAGCCATTGACGCGCCCGACTTTTCGGCATGGAACAGACGCCTCTTGAGCGAAGCCCTCATCACGGACTTCTTCAGAATTTCTTATCAAGAAATTGAATATGTCGAAAGCGAAGCGTTTGACGACCCCGAAAATCCAGTCCGTAAAAAAATCAATTCCTGGCATGAGCTCGTCCAAAAACGCCGCTACGCCGAAATGCTCGAACGTATTTACAGCGATACGCAAATCGAAGAACGACTGACAGAAATTTCCAAATTGCAGAACTTGGCAAAACTCCGCCAAATCGGCAACTACGCGGTTGAATATCTCTACAACCACAACTGTTCTATCGAAGATCTCGTACGCCACCTAGAAGCTCTTGCCAGCTACAACGCAGGCACCGATGACGAAGACGGCAACCTCATTGAAAAGAGTACCGACTATGATGCCGTACAAATCATGACAATTCACGCTTCGAAAGGTCTTGAATTCCCGATTGTCATTTCCGTTGCTGGTTTCAAGCAAAAAATCAAAACCGATTCCGGTCCATTCCTCTATCATGACAAAGACGAAATCCGGCTCGGTTTCGGAAGCATCGCCAAGAAACGTCGCGCTCAAGAAGAACTCGAAGAATGGAAACGACTCTTCTACGTTGACTTCACACGTGCATCGTCCATCTTGATTCTGCCACGATACGAAAAGTGGTACGGCAAAGACAATGTCAAGGAAGAATTCAAGTTCCTAGAAAGTTCCATAAACGAGCTCATCAAAGCTGACGAAAAACGCGATTCCGATAAAAAGCTGACGACCGTCTTGCCCAAGCTTGAAAAATGGGAACCGAAAAAACTCAGTGATGACGTCAAGACAAAAATTCTCAAGCCGCTCAACGAAAAATCTGGAGCAGGCGCGGTTTTGACGAGCGAAGAAATCGCTCAAAACATAGCCCAGCAAAAAATCAACATGGCAAGCTTGCAGAAAAAACTCGCAGGTGCAAGCATCATGCAGCATTCATACAGTACGCTTTCTGGAAAGGCGGATTCGCAAATTGAATCCGATGACGGCAATAGACCCGACCGAGACGATGAAGAAAAAACGGCAGCAAAAACATCCACCGTCAAAATTCGTGACATCGACACGGAAGCAAAAAACTGTACGACAGCATTCAACCCAAAGCTCAATTACCAGACGAACTTGAACGAAACTGCGAAAAAATTCCCGCGTGGTTCGCACGCCGGTAACGCGCTCCACCGCATTTTCGAAAACACCAAGTTCAAGCAGTTCGGCGAAGAAAACTCAACTTTTGAACAGGCTCTCGCCAACCCAAAGACGATCAACCTCATCGAAGAAGAGTTCAAGCGCGAATCGCTCCCCATCTGGAATCATCGCGAAGCTTGGCTTGACATCGCCACGCACTACACCTGGAACACGCTAAACGCAAGGTTGCCGGAAATCGCAGGCAGCACGACGACATCGGAGACATTCGCACTTACCGACATTCCCGAAAATGACCACATGCCAGAAGTACAGTTCAACCAGGACGCCTCCGAAGAGACCGACGAAAATCAAGCAATCTCTGAAACTAGCGCAAGCGACATCCTCAGGCGTTTCTGCAAGGGCTTCATAGACTTGCTATTCGTCCGCACCGTAAACAGTCAAAAGTACTACTCCATTCTCGACTGGAAATCGGACATGCTCGAAAACAACGTCTACACGCCCGAAGCGCTCAAAGAAAAAGTCGATAACGACTACTCCATCCAGCGCGTCCTTTACAGCTACTGCCTGATTCAATGGCTCAAGCAGTTCTACGGCAAAGGCACCACCGAGAATTTGAGCGAAGCTGAAATTTTTGAAAAACACTTTGGCGGCATCTATTACGCGTTCATCCGCGGCACCGAAGGTGGCACCCCCAAGGGCATTTACGCACAAACTTGGAACAGCTTCGGCGAACTTGAAAAGGCCTACCAAAAAGTTAAAGATCTCATGAGCAAGCCCTCCATCGTTAAGGAGGAAAAATAA
- a CDS encoding exodeoxyribonuclease V subunit gamma has protein sequence MLYLKFALNLENLADKMIDAVSDAWTNPFEAPAVIFPDPKLEQWFRLKWVQKKKSLIGFKSMMIDRFLMEILIGDDTHKQKLHAEMLRNVILAHLVKETDGVPNYMRMDDEVKRYLVIDRTLDETHLFDFASKMASLFLEYETSRPKDFIRRADGSSAPGILEKWKQDHLDDFFGIANHDIAKREAWQRELYSAIFHEHQGKPSLLTEVFENEAKRKGIERTEYLTIPYLYKACQDDKGNVTFHTEHIGNTPLFIFGLGGMGQFYRVILQKYAETHDVYAYIQNPCMEFWEDTSTVHDQNANIHRNWKSRDGQWKDNGTSLDDVREKMSVDYSNAGESTDVDDISEYSNEEAEAENTLLCNWGRSGRDNIKLWCQAVNYDFDFSMSGREDDNRTAQDLPQDTLLHKVQYAIANRINTLPNFTASDCKARDFSLDITAAPTKIREIEALHTNISKLMQKGARVNDILVVSPALDDYRTAIKTIFDQTPEKKKYAGENEKEGFLHIPFAIVDSPARSSLTENVLDNLFTILEQGTITRPTFFELLRNPVVQLTRHITDEDVSNWESWIEATNIYRDREQKKEDWMSGVRRLLLAKMTKNPVEFSDGEFLPYADMATSDNSSLCKFVECIESLKKWMEFAGCKQNVKHEIVCENRIENLDKLCDFINEWLSMASSPDGFASERIIVNDVTQSIEGLRNQMDAGLQSISWKVVKQTLLNAAQSSAYSCGSLFVNGITFMNFIPNRIIPVKHLFFIGGDSMNFPGAKQQNTLDLRKSCRPWPGDDSPIAKRRYAFLCQLMSTSESFHISYVNQDIRKDAELYPTSVVNDIRKFLVNAVNSKTDVSNEKVSQSDAWPENKISLDETRSFEDLFTQKSLRNKRAFLNMMQDGYAHANPETDAIESASNNITAKLPDRVSIYMLSSFLKDPFQFRISQMLADSDSEDPEKEMFEPVQLDALKKSTLLKMTLAAELSNKSDELEKFKKESKLKGGTPDGIFGDKLSSEIEENKKIIMDNMGEALVKKIKESWCYQAKIEDIQFERSDSEKWTLSGSLDWSDSSDLGKITEMISITSSNKKPTIDNFLTPYIRALAVIAQRSNKAEMAEQEQSIKISVFHSEKGKDPTTSTVKMTPKKATETLQEIYTEAFGSETRKPYFKAVPAKLTDTNMDTIRTYKDKLINGPWEHFEKKKLFDPTTDVGFEADDFTKQWEEAIKMMNALTLLSKEAFEKTKSKKESTTSKTSKTTKKKA, from the coding sequence ATGCTATATTTAAAATTCGCGCTTAATCTCGAAAATCTCGCCGATAAAATGATCGACGCCGTGTCCGATGCCTGGACAAACCCGTTTGAAGCACCAGCTGTAATCTTCCCGGACCCGAAACTGGAACAGTGGTTCCGCCTGAAATGGGTGCAGAAAAAGAAATCGCTCATCGGGTTCAAATCCATGATGATCGACCGTTTCCTCATGGAAATCCTCATCGGCGACGACACGCATAAGCAAAAATTGCACGCCGAAATGCTCCGAAACGTAATCCTCGCCCACCTCGTCAAGGAAACGGACGGAGTCCCGAACTATATGCGCATGGACGACGAAGTCAAGCGCTACCTAGTTATTGACAGAACACTCGACGAAACGCACCTTTTTGACTTTGCGAGCAAAATGGCATCGCTGTTCCTGGAATACGAGACAAGCCGCCCCAAGGATTTCATCCGCCGTGCCGACGGAAGTTCCGCCCCCGGTATCCTTGAAAAATGGAAGCAAGATCACCTTGACGACTTTTTTGGAATAGCAAACCACGACATCGCAAAGCGCGAAGCCTGGCAGCGCGAACTTTATTCCGCCATTTTCCACGAACACCAAGGTAAACCTTCATTATTGACGGAGGTCTTTGAAAACGAAGCAAAGCGCAAGGGGATTGAACGCACGGAATACTTGACGATTCCCTACCTATATAAGGCATGCCAAGATGATAAAGGCAATGTCACATTCCACACGGAACACATTGGCAACACTCCGCTATTTATTTTCGGCCTTGGCGGTATGGGCCAGTTCTATCGCGTGATTTTGCAGAAATACGCCGAAACGCACGACGTTTACGCTTACATCCAAAACCCGTGCATGGAATTCTGGGAAGACACATCGACTGTACACGACCAGAACGCCAACATCCACAGGAACTGGAAATCGCGCGACGGGCAATGGAAAGACAACGGCACAAGCCTTGACGACGTTCGCGAAAAGATGTCCGTTGACTATTCCAACGCAGGCGAAAGCACGGACGTTGACGACATTTCCGAATACAGCAACGAAGAAGCGGAAGCCGAAAACACGCTGCTCTGCAACTGGGGCCGTTCCGGCCGCGACAACATCAAGCTTTGGTGCCAAGCGGTCAATTACGATTTTGATTTCAGCATGAGCGGCCGTGAAGACGACAACCGCACCGCCCAAGATCTTCCGCAAGACACGCTTTTGCACAAGGTGCAGTACGCGATTGCAAACCGAATCAACACGCTGCCAAACTTTACCGCAAGCGATTGCAAGGCGCGCGACTTTAGCCTTGACATCACCGCGGCACCGACCAAGATTCGTGAAATTGAAGCATTGCACACGAATATCAGCAAGCTCATGCAAAAGGGCGCACGAGTGAACGACATTCTCGTCGTGTCGCCCGCCCTGGACGATTACCGCACCGCCATCAAGACGATTTTCGACCAGACACCTGAAAAGAAAAAATATGCCGGAGAAAACGAAAAAGAAGGCTTCTTGCACATTCCATTTGCCATCGTTGACTCCCCTGCCAGAAGCTCACTGACCGAAAACGTTCTAGACAACCTGTTTACGATTCTTGAACAGGGAACCATCACACGCCCGACGTTCTTTGAATTGCTGCGCAACCCCGTCGTACAGCTGACACGCCACATTACCGATGAAGATGTCAGCAATTGGGAAAGCTGGATTGAAGCGACAAACATCTACCGCGACCGCGAGCAGAAAAAAGAAGACTGGATGAGCGGCGTACGCCGACTTCTCCTCGCCAAGATGACAAAGAATCCTGTTGAATTTTCTGACGGTGAATTTCTGCCATACGCCGACATGGCGACAAGCGACAACAGTTCCCTTTGCAAGTTTGTAGAATGCATTGAATCGCTCAAGAAGTGGATGGAATTTGCAGGTTGCAAGCAGAACGTAAAACACGAAATTGTTTGCGAAAATCGCATAGAAAACCTCGACAAGCTTTGCGATTTCATCAACGAATGGCTATCAATGGCAAGCTCTCCTGACGGATTTGCCAGCGAAAGAATCATCGTCAACGATGTCACGCAGAGCATCGAAGGTCTCCGCAACCAGATGGACGCTGGGCTACAAAGTATTTCATGGAAGGTAGTCAAGCAGACGCTCCTCAACGCTGCGCAATCATCCGCCTACAGTTGCGGCTCGCTGTTCGTCAATGGCATCACGTTCATGAACTTCATCCCGAACCGAATCATCCCTGTAAAGCACCTGTTCTTTATCGGTGGCGACTCCATGAACTTCCCTGGAGCAAAGCAGCAGAATACGCTTGACCTTCGCAAGTCTTGCCGACCGTGGCCGGGCGACGACTCGCCTATCGCCAAGCGCCGCTACGCGTTCCTCTGCCAGCTCATGAGCACAAGCGAAAGTTTCCACATCAGCTACGTGAATCAGGACATCCGCAAAGATGCCGAACTTTATCCGACCTCGGTCGTGAATGACATCCGAAAGTTCCTAGTCAATGCAGTCAACAGCAAAACTGATGTTTCCAACGAAAAAGTCAGCCAGTCCGACGCCTGGCCCGAAAACAAAATTTCGCTCGATGAGACCCGCAGTTTTGAAGACTTGTTCACGCAAAAAAGCCTCCGCAACAAGCGTGCATTTCTCAACATGATGCAAGACGGATACGCCCATGCGAATCCGGAAACAGATGCCATAGAATCCGCAAGTAATAACATTACGGCAAAGCTCCCTGATCGCGTTTCAATCTACATGCTGAGCTCATTCCTGAAGGATCCGTTCCAGTTCCGTATCAGCCAGATGCTCGCCGACTCCGATTCAGAAGACCCAGAAAAGGAAATGTTCGAGCCCGTCCAGCTGGATGCCTTGAAAAAGAGTACACTACTCAAAATGACGCTCGCCGCAGAACTTTCAAACAAGTCCGACGAACTTGAAAAGTTCAAAAAGGAATCCAAGTTGAAAGGCGGAACACCCGACGGAATCTTTGGTGACAAGCTCTCTTCCGAAATTGAAGAGAACAAGAAAATCATTATGGACAACATGGGCGAAGCCCTTGTCAAAAAAATCAAGGAATCCTGGTGCTACCAAGCCAAAATTGAGGACATCCAGTTTGAACGTAGTGATTCGGAAAAATGGACCCTTTCGGGCTCGCTGGACTGGAGCGACAGCAGTGACCTTGGCAAGATTACCGAGATGATTTCAATTACGTCGTCCAATAAAAAACCGACCATTGACAATTTCCTTACCCCTTACATCAGGGCTCTCGCAGTTATCGCCCAACGATCAAATAAAGCCGAAATGGCAGAACAGGAACAAAGCATCAAGATTTCTGTTTTCCACAGTGAAAAGGGGAAAGACCCGACAACATCCACCGTCAAGATGACTCCAAAAAAGGCCACCGAGACTTTGCAGGAAATCTACACAGAAGCATTCGGCAGCGAAACGAGAAAACCTTACTTCAAGGCGGTTCCCGCAAAATTAACCGACACAAACATGGACACGATCCGTACATACAAGGACAAACTTATCAACGGACCTTGGGAACACTTTGAAAAGAAAAAGCTATTTGACCCCACCACCGATGTAGGCTTCGAAGCTGACGATTTTACAAAACAGTGGGAAGAGGCGATAAAGATGATGAACGCCCTCACGCTTTTGTCAAAGGAAGCCTTTGAAAAAACAAAAAGCAAAAAAGAAAGCACAACCAGCAAGACAAGCAAGACTACGAAAAAGAAGGCATAA
- a CDS encoding ATP-dependent DNA helicase, protein MENKILAIESIDDFIEDLIEMRGLVPLDKHLLHLLFEIKSDIPLHTRKFLTLCMSLLDDGNTRVPLDAAQFTDMWTRKWNGLVMLRVSTAEEDIDENAFATADDFASIISEGIQDILTNDFSAIMESRETDTESAEDSLSKPFILAKRPNGTHLYFTKHFDAKCVIEKAANILFKNGRKPSKDEIAQCTEKVANMCKLKDGKKFIIKERQAEAIIRGQTENLVVTGGPGTGKTTVVLYILWNLLASHSEMLDWNIYLAAPSGKAADRMRESLVGGLSNILDEQKTGDNERIFRKLNELESSTIHRLLRFSRSKGCFTFNRKEQFPKNSIFVIDEASMIDIEMFAALLEAIPEGARIFILGDSFQLPSVDSGAVLGEILKVQSGKNFSVKLNESNRFDDRSNIGKLAAEIKEVAECNDSNKFVPHKFTITGEEPVSENENTSFPEFKDKVLYKCLETDDKPLTKKEEEKLIESFIGKWSEEFAKLPELAEQINPQRTGIEADDPDKIETKRRNDIWRLSLTKRILCAERRGLRGIENINKKVCSKIKSLWRTKKKKEGKTVQWDDSGYFPGQLLIITKNQEMFKLYNGDTGIVVFDGNTPCLMLKKAAPHRKDLQKTRDDYVFYPLSVLPEDSISTAFAITIHKSQGSEYNHVTMFLPTKIGHPLLTNQIIYTGITRAMESVTIIANDDTFRAAVTTVSERDTGISL, encoded by the coding sequence ATGGAAAACAAAATACTCGCTATAGAATCAATTGACGATTTCATTGAAGACCTCATTGAAATGCGCGGGCTCGTTCCGCTTGACAAGCACTTGCTCCACCTGCTTTTTGAAATCAAGAGCGACATTCCACTCCATACACGAAAATTCCTGACGCTCTGTATGTCGCTCCTTGACGACGGCAACACACGCGTTCCGCTAGACGCAGCGCAGTTCACGGACATGTGGACCCGCAAATGGAACGGCCTCGTGATGCTCCGCGTCAGCACTGCCGAAGAAGATATTGACGAAAACGCCTTTGCAACCGCAGACGATTTTGCAAGCATCATCAGCGAAGGCATTCAAGACATCTTGACTAACGACTTTTCCGCCATCATGGAAAGCCGCGAGACCGACACAGAATCCGCCGAAGACTCCTTGAGCAAGCCGTTCATTCTCGCCAAGCGCCCGAACGGAACACACCTCTATTTCACTAAGCACTTTGACGCCAAATGCGTGATTGAAAAAGCGGCGAATATTTTGTTCAAAAACGGTCGCAAGCCAAGCAAAGACGAAATTGCGCAGTGTACTGAAAAAGTAGCCAATATGTGCAAGCTTAAAGACGGCAAAAAGTTCATCATCAAGGAACGCCAAGCCGAAGCCATCATCCGCGGACAAACAGAAAACCTCGTCGTTACAGGTGGCCCGGGTACCGGCAAGACAACCGTCGTTCTCTACATTCTGTGGAACCTGCTCGCAAGCCATAGCGAAATGCTTGACTGGAACATCTATCTTGCAGCTCCGAGCGGCAAGGCAGCCGACCGCATGCGCGAAAGCCTTGTCGGTGGTCTCTCAAATATTCTTGACGAACAAAAGACCGGCGATAACGAGCGTATTTTCCGCAAGCTGAACGAACTCGAAAGCAGCACCATCCACCGTCTGCTCCGATTCTCTAGAAGCAAAGGTTGCTTCACTTTCAACCGCAAAGAACAATTCCCAAAGAATTCAATCTTCGTCATTGACGAAGCGAGCATGATTGACATCGAAATGTTCGCGGCCCTCCTTGAAGCCATTCCCGAAGGCGCACGCATATTCATCCTCGGTGATTCATTCCAGCTCCCTTCTGTTGATTCCGGCGCCGTCCTCGGCGAAATCTTGAAAGTGCAATCCGGCAAGAATTTTTCCGTCAAGCTCAACGAATCCAACCGCTTTGACGACCGTTCAAACATCGGTAAACTCGCTGCAGAAATCAAGGAAGTTGCCGAATGCAATGACAGCAACAAGTTCGTCCCTCACAAATTTACCATTACCGGCGAAGAACCCGTTTCCGAAAATGAAAACACTTCGTTCCCAGAATTCAAGGATAAAGTTCTTTACAAATGTCTTGAAACAGACGACAAGCCGCTTACAAAAAAAGAAGAGGAAAAGCTCATCGAATCGTTCATTGGCAAATGGTCTGAAGAATTCGCTAAGCTCCCCGAACTCGCCGAGCAAATCAACCCGCAACGCACCGGCATTGAAGCAGATGACCCCGATAAAATTGAAACAAAACGTCGCAATGACATTTGGCGACTTTCGTTGACAAAACGAATCCTCTGCGCCGAACGTCGTGGCCTCCGAGGCATTGAAAACATCAATAAAAAAGTTTGTTCTAAAATCAAGAGCCTCTGGCGCACCAAAAAGAAAAAAGAAGGCAAAACAGTCCAATGGGACGACTCCGGTTACTTCCCCGGACAGCTCCTGATTATCACCAAGAACCAGGAAATGTTCAAACTCTACAACGGCGACACGGGAATCGTCGTCTTTGACGGCAACACCCCCTGCCTCATGCTCAAAAAAGCGGCTCCGCATAGAAAGGATCTCCAAAAGACCCGCGACGACTATGTATTCTACCCCCTCTCGGTCCTCCCCGAAGATTCCATCTCAACAGCGTTTGCCATCACCATACACAAGTCACAAGGCTCCGAGTACAATCACGTGACCATGTTCCTGCCGACCAAAATCGGCCACCCCCTCCTCACCAACCAAATCATCTACACAGGCATCACCCGTGCCATGGAGAGCGTCACCATCATAGCAAACGATGACACATTCAGAGCCGCCGTCACCACCGTCAGCGAGCGCGATACGGGAATTTCGCTATAG